One window of Enterobacter sp. RHBSTW-00175 genomic DNA carries:
- a CDS encoding replication protein P: protein MKNLAESIRSFDREQAHRVAHNLPEQYTEREQTEQVAKIINGLFVQLAAAFPASLVNRSQEDVNEIRRQWVLAFKENGITNLEQVEAGMRMVRRQERPFLPSPGQFIKWCREGGCVLGITVADVMAEYWKWRKLVFRYPSSEQYPWPKPVFYHICLELRRRGTDGQLSHKELEREASDILDMWEKRVISGKPVPPIRRAIAAPSKASGPTPAEMLMAKYKQRKDSGLI, encoded by the coding sequence ATGAAAAATCTTGCAGAGAGCATTCGCAGTTTTGACCGGGAACAGGCACACCGTGTAGCGCACAACCTGCCTGAGCAGTACACCGAGCGTGAGCAAACTGAACAGGTAGCCAAGATTATCAACGGGCTATTCGTACAGCTGGCGGCTGCGTTTCCGGCAAGCCTGGTTAATCGCAGCCAAGAAGACGTGAACGAGATTCGCCGTCAGTGGGTGCTGGCCTTCAAAGAAAACGGGATCACCAATCTGGAGCAGGTTGAAGCCGGTATGCGCATGGTACGCCGTCAGGAGCGACCATTCCTGCCTTCGCCAGGCCAGTTCATCAAGTGGTGCAGGGAAGGGGGCTGCGTGCTGGGGATCACCGTCGCTGATGTGATGGCCGAATACTGGAAGTGGCGCAAGCTTGTGTTTCGGTACCCGAGCAGTGAGCAGTATCCCTGGCCGAAGCCGGTTTTTTACCACATTTGCCTCGAGCTGCGTCGCCGCGGAACTGATGGCCAACTGAGCCACAAAGAGCTTGAGCGTGAAGCCAGTGACATTCTCGATATGTGGGAAAAGCGCGTTATATCCGGCAAGCCAGTTCCCCCAATCCGCCGCGCTATTGCGGCACCGTCAAAAGCGAGTGGCCCCACACCAGCAGAGATGCTGATGGCTAAATATAAACAACGCAAAGACTCTGGTCTGATTTAA